One genomic segment of Streptomyces sp. RerS4 includes these proteins:
- a CDS encoding putative leader peptide: MRTLHHAGRILALTSRRHIDLVRTSSAICQPA, from the coding sequence ATGCGAACACTGCATCACGCCGGCCGGATCCTGGCCCTGACCTCCCGCCGGCACATCGACCTGGTCCGTACGTCCAGCGCCATCTGTCAGCCCGCCTGA
- a CDS encoding Rrf2 family transcriptional regulator, with amino-acid sequence MRISARADYAVRAALQLAASQDDGPVKAEAIADAQDIPHKFLEGILNDMRRGGLVVSQRGGNGGYRLAKPAPSISIADVIRVVDGPLVSVRGVRPPDLSYSGPAESLLPLWIALRANVREILDGVSLADVASSDLPADVAALAHTPGAWTNP; translated from the coding sequence ATGCGGATCTCAGCCAGGGCGGACTACGCGGTACGTGCCGCACTGCAGCTTGCCGCGTCACAGGATGACGGGCCGGTGAAGGCCGAAGCCATCGCCGACGCCCAGGACATCCCGCACAAGTTCCTCGAGGGCATCCTGAACGACATGCGCCGGGGCGGTCTCGTGGTCAGCCAGCGCGGCGGCAACGGCGGCTACCGGCTGGCCAAGCCGGCCCCGTCCATCAGCATCGCGGACGTCATCCGCGTCGTGGACGGACCACTCGTCTCAGTGCGCGGGGTCCGTCCTCCGGACCTGTCCTATTCCGGCCCCGCCGAGTCACTGCTCCCCCTGTGGATCGCCTTGCGGGCCAACGTACGCGAGATCCTCGACGGGGTGTCGCTCGCGGACGTCGCGTCGTCCGACCTGCCCGCCGACGTCGCCGCGCTGGCCCACACCCCCGGGGCCTGGACCAACCCCTGA
- a CDS encoding acyl-CoA dehydrogenase: protein MPTTRSTAGGRSADERRGALLRTARDVADDLAADAIAREQAGRPPTDETARLREAGLPAALTPPAPGRGADWRTGCAVIREIAAADSSVGDVLARHYVHAWSGRFYAGPHLATALEEGSVREQWLWTGAVHAPSPDDETAEPDLTLRPRGGGYVLNGSRSVETAVAVADQIVLDAACATTGDVLVVRIPSKAPGVTIEPAHDRLGQRVAGAGRVALERVAVAPAQVLGRRPQDEESTAPFTALAEPALRLALCHVGLGIVEGALAEARDLSRGGRAHRSPGADSDLFLTYGELASAAQTATAVVDRATEVMARALDTGTHLGPEEPAAVAALVATAETVTSKAALHITAGVLELADAPGLDRFWRNARVLTAHRPVANRLRSIGEHYLNGSQRGVTAAFL, encoded by the coding sequence GTGCCGACAACGCGGAGCACCGCCGGCGGCCGCTCCGCCGACGAGCGGCGGGGCGCACTCCTGCGTACCGCCCGCGACGTGGCGGACGACCTCGCCGCGGACGCCATCGCCAGGGAGCAGGCCGGCAGGCCGCCGACCGACGAGACGGCCAGGCTGCGCGAGGCGGGCCTGCCCGCGGCCCTCACCCCGCCCGCGCCGGGCCGCGGGGCGGACTGGCGCACCGGATGCGCCGTCATACGGGAGATAGCCGCGGCGGACAGCTCCGTCGGGGACGTCCTCGCCCGCCACTACGTGCACGCGTGGAGCGGGCGCTTCTACGCGGGTCCCCACCTCGCCACCGCCCTCGAGGAGGGGTCGGTGCGCGAGCAGTGGCTGTGGACCGGCGCGGTCCACGCCCCCTCCCCCGACGACGAGACCGCCGAGCCGGACCTGACGCTCAGGCCGCGCGGCGGCGGCTACGTGCTGAACGGGTCCCGGTCCGTGGAAACGGCGGTGGCCGTCGCCGACCAGATCGTGCTGGACGCCGCCTGCGCCACGACCGGTGACGTGCTGGTCGTACGGATCCCCTCCAAGGCGCCGGGCGTGACCATCGAGCCCGCCCACGACCGGCTCGGGCAGCGCGTCGCCGGCGCGGGCCGGGTGGCCCTCGAACGGGTCGCCGTCGCGCCCGCGCAGGTGCTGGGCCGCCGGCCGCAGGACGAGGAGTCGACCGCGCCCTTCACCGCGCTCGCCGAGCCGGCGCTCCGGCTCGCCCTGTGCCACGTCGGCCTCGGCATCGTCGAGGGCGCCCTCGCCGAAGCGCGCGACCTCAGCCGGGGCGGCCGCGCGCACCGGTCGCCCGGGGCGGACTCCGACCTGTTCCTGACGTACGGAGAGCTCGCCTCCGCGGCCCAGACGGCCACCGCCGTGGTCGACCGGGCGACGGAGGTGATGGCGCGGGCCCTGGACACGGGTACGCACCTCGGTCCCGAGGAACCCGCGGCCGTCGCCGCTCTGGTCGCCACCGCCGAGACCGTGACGTCGAAGGCCGCCCTGCACATCACCGCCGGGGTGTTGGAACTCGCCGACGCCCCCGGCCTGGACCGGTTCTGGCGCAACGCCCGCGTCCTGACGGCCCACCGCCCGGTCGCGAACCGCCTGCGTTCCATCGGCGAGCACTACCTCAACGGCTCCCAGCGCGGGGTGACGGCCGCCTTCCTCTGA
- a CDS encoding XRE family transcriptional regulator, whose product MSRPEPTPEAIEVGRVIRSCRKQRGVSMAVLATRSGLSQPFLSQLERGLATPSLTSIYRIAEALDVAPGAFLRPPARPGAVSHESDPQVIRVNEAAGQTARVLIPGGRSALMEAYEHHFEPGQGERGWFEHPGEDFLYVLEGEIVLEVEGEEPLTLRAGQSAHHRGEVPHRCRLTGPTAARTLLVIANA is encoded by the coding sequence ATGTCTCGACCCGAACCCACGCCAGAGGCGATCGAGGTCGGACGGGTGATCCGGAGCTGCCGCAAACAGCGCGGCGTCTCCATGGCCGTCCTCGCCACCCGCTCGGGCCTCTCCCAGCCCTTCCTCAGCCAGCTCGAACGCGGCCTCGCCACACCCAGCCTCACCTCGATCTACCGGATCGCGGAAGCGCTGGACGTCGCCCCGGGAGCCTTCCTGCGACCGCCCGCACGCCCGGGTGCGGTCAGCCACGAGAGCGACCCGCAGGTGATCCGCGTGAACGAGGCCGCGGGGCAGACCGCCCGAGTCCTCATCCCCGGCGGGCGCAGCGCGCTGATGGAAGCCTACGAGCACCACTTCGAGCCCGGCCAGGGCGAGCGCGGCTGGTTCGAACACCCCGGGGAGGACTTCCTCTACGTCCTGGAGGGCGAGATCGTCCTGGAGGTCGAGGGCGAGGAACCGCTGACCCTGCGCGCCGGCCAGAGCGCCCACCACCGGGGCGAAGTCCCGCACCGGTGCCGCCTGACGGGCCCCACCGCCGCGCGCACCCTGCTGGTCATCGCGAACGCGTAG
- a CDS encoding ABC transporter permease subunit, whose product MHATPSPPGRAVSRLGPALGAAGAVLALWYLLARSGAVSPGLLPTPGETAAALADSARSGMLAADLGASLARAGQGFALGSLVGSALGFATGYLPRLSAAVSPVISFLRPIPAIALVPLATAWFGIGETAKRLLIAYAVLLAVWLYVHDGVSRVPATHLRAARSLGAPLHRRFTEVLLPAAAPALLAALRYGASVALLALVAAELGGADSGLAYRLQVDGQFLRVDRMFAGLLVLGLLGVAVDLVLAAIGRRFVHWSAS is encoded by the coding sequence GTGCACGCCACCCCCTCACCGCCCGGAAGGGCCGTCAGCCGGCTCGGCCCGGCCCTGGGCGCCGCAGGTGCCGTGCTCGCGCTGTGGTACCTGCTCGCCAGGTCCGGAGCGGTGTCTCCCGGGCTGCTGCCCACACCCGGTGAGACCGCGGCCGCGCTCGCGGACAGTGCCCGCAGCGGCATGCTGGCCGCCGATCTCGGCGCCAGCCTCGCCCGTGCCGGGCAGGGATTCGCTCTGGGCTCCCTGGTCGGCAGCGCACTGGGCTTCGCCACCGGCTACCTGCCGAGGCTGTCCGCCGCCGTCTCCCCGGTGATCTCCTTCCTGCGGCCGATCCCGGCCATCGCGCTGGTGCCCCTCGCGACCGCCTGGTTCGGCATCGGGGAGACCGCCAAGCGCCTGCTCATCGCGTACGCCGTGCTGCTCGCCGTCTGGCTGTACGTTCACGACGGGGTCTCGCGGGTGCCGGCGACCCACTTGAGGGCCGCCCGGTCCCTGGGGGCGCCGCTGCACCGGCGGTTCACCGAGGTGCTGCTGCCCGCCGCCGCCCCCGCGCTGCTCGCCGCACTGCGCTACGGCGCATCGGTGGCGCTGCTCGCACTGGTGGCGGCGGAACTGGGCGGCGCGGACAGCGGGCTGGCGTACCGGCTCCAGGTGGACGGCCAGTTCCTGCGCGTGGACCGCATGTTCGCGGGACTGCTCGTCCTCGGGCTGCTCGGTGTGGCCGTCGACCTCGTACTGGCCGCGATCGGCCGCCGGTTCGTGCACTGGAGCGCCTCATGA
- a CDS encoding ABC transporter ATP-binding protein, whose protein sequence is MSLGVRLEGLSVRYGPVPVLEPTDLELPAGSFTALLGPSGCGKSTVLNQVAGFLRPAGGRVTVGSDPVREPGPERGVVFQHYALFPWRTARGNVEFALKRLGLPRPERRRRALAALAEVGLADGAEKYPGQLSGGMQQRVALARALAAEPEVLLLDEPFGALDALTRTRMQTLLRELWQRRGTTVLFVTHDIDEALALAERVVVLGGTPGRVVADHAVPAGPPDPDLRSLIARHLGSD, encoded by the coding sequence ATGAGCCTTGGCGTACGACTGGAGGGACTGTCGGTCCGCTACGGGCCCGTCCCGGTCCTGGAGCCCACCGATCTGGAGCTCCCGGCGGGCTCGTTCACGGCGCTGCTGGGGCCCAGCGGGTGCGGCAAGTCGACGGTACTCAACCAGGTGGCCGGTTTCCTGCGGCCCGCCGGAGGGCGGGTGACGGTGGGTTCCGACCCGGTACGGGAGCCGGGCCCGGAGCGGGGCGTCGTCTTCCAGCACTATGCGCTCTTCCCCTGGCGCACCGCTCGCGGCAACGTCGAGTTCGCCCTCAAGCGGCTCGGCCTGCCGCGCCCGGAGCGCCGCAGGCGCGCCCTCGCGGCACTGGCCGAGGTGGGGCTCGCGGACGGTGCCGAGAAGTACCCGGGGCAGTTGTCCGGAGGCATGCAGCAACGCGTGGCACTGGCCAGGGCCCTGGCCGCGGAACCCGAAGTACTGCTGCTGGACGAGCCGTTCGGAGCGCTGGACGCGCTGACCCGGACCCGGATGCAGACCCTGCTGCGGGAACTGTGGCAGCGCCGCGGCACCACCGTCCTGTTCGTCACGCACGACATCGACGAGGCACTGGCCCTCGCCGAGCGGGTCGTCGTCCTCGGCGGGACACCCGGCCGGGTGGTGGCGGACCACGCCGTCCCCGCCGGGCCGCCCGACCCGGACCTGCGCTCGCTGATCGCACGTCACCTCGGCTCCGACTGA
- a CDS encoding NrtA/SsuA/CpmA family ABC transporter substrate-binding protein — protein sequence MLRPRAVAGLLAAALLCALTSACDSGSGPAGGDRPAVSLAGSDHLGGAPVYVAQERGLWSAEGIDATVTTQPTGRDALNAVLGGQAQLGVVGDLPAVTAALGGRELRIVADLSRFSDWRLLSRTDRQITGFAALKGRKVGVPQGTNVEYALSRMLASVQLTAADVTVVNLAPNQITSALARGDVDAGVTFPSFYDSARTTLGDAYAELPFTGYTARTLLVAGPKATEETTTAVLRALLKAQHEITADPVAARGAVLAQSKGALQAGYVDAFQPRYAYGATLSPELLDQLEHEAIWAKTAQSLPGSADRAALLRRLNPGPLTAVDPAAVTVR from the coding sequence ATGCTCAGACCCCGCGCCGTGGCCGGCCTGTTGGCGGCAGCCCTGCTCTGCGCGCTCACCTCTGCCTGCGACTCCGGCTCCGGTCCTGCGGGCGGCGACCGCCCCGCCGTGTCCCTCGCCGGGAGCGACCACCTCGGCGGAGCGCCCGTCTACGTGGCCCAGGAGCGCGGGCTGTGGTCCGCCGAGGGCATCGACGCCACCGTCACCACCCAGCCCACCGGGCGGGACGCGCTGAACGCCGTGCTCGGCGGCCAGGCGCAGCTCGGCGTCGTAGGTGACCTGCCCGCCGTGACGGCTGCACTGGGCGGGCGCGAGCTGCGGATCGTCGCCGACCTGTCCCGGTTCTCCGACTGGCGCCTGCTGTCGCGCACCGACCGGCAGATCACCGGCTTCGCCGCGCTGAAGGGCCGCAAGGTCGGGGTCCCCCAGGGCACGAACGTCGAGTACGCCCTGTCGCGGATGCTCGCCTCCGTACAGCTGACGGCCGCCGACGTGACCGTCGTGAACCTCGCCCCGAACCAAATCACTTCGGCGCTGGCCCGTGGGGACGTCGACGCCGGGGTCACCTTCCCCAGCTTCTACGACTCCGCCCGCACCACCCTCGGCGACGCCTACGCCGAGCTCCCCTTCACCGGCTACACGGCCCGGACCCTGCTCGTCGCCGGTCCGAAGGCGACCGAGGAGACCACCACGGCCGTACTCCGGGCGCTGCTGAAGGCCCAGCACGAGATCACCGCCGACCCGGTCGCCGCGCGCGGCGCCGTACTCGCCCAGTCCAAGGGTGCGCTCCAGGCCGGCTACGTGGACGCCTTCCAACCCCGCTACGCCTACGGCGCGACCCTCTCGCCCGAGCTGCTGGACCAGTTGGAGCACGAGGCCATCTGGGCGAAGACCGCCCAGAGCCTGCCGGGCTCCGCAGACCGCGCCGCCCTGCTGCGGCGGCTGAACCCCGGGCCCCTGACGGCCGTCGACCCGGCCGCTGTCACCGTCCGCTGA
- a CDS encoding aryl-sulfate sulfotransferase: MTVDQNTLRRRGVGLIAHDPARSYGGYTLYTPITSAGEIHLVDIEGRTAHTWNSPHPPGRQAQLLPNGNLFYAAKDTNSPTLFPIWDVYHGGIFQELAPDSTVLREVRHPFHHHDASILRNGNLIVTVVEPLDPADAARIRGGIPGSEAPGGVIYGDVVYELTWEGEEVWRWAAIEHLDPEEFPLNPHFAREHWPMANTVNERADGSIVLGFRSASSTVAVDRADGSVLWHIGPDVLAQQHHPHELEGGNILVFDNGTYRETTSVPYSRVLELDPRTGKEVWSYEDNPPQNFYSPYMSSAQRLPNGNTFIAEGSFGRLFEVTPSGDVVWEFVVPQFRSFGDGVGLESSAGAQNAVFRAYRYSADQLPWL; this comes from the coding sequence ATGACCGTCGACCAGAACACCCTGCGCCGCCGCGGCGTCGGCCTGATCGCCCACGACCCCGCCCGCAGCTACGGCGGCTACACCCTCTACACCCCGATCACCAGCGCCGGCGAGATCCACCTCGTCGACATCGAGGGCCGCACCGCCCACACCTGGAACTCCCCCCACCCGCCCGGCCGCCAGGCGCAGCTCCTGCCCAACGGAAACCTCTTCTACGCGGCCAAGGACACGAACAGCCCCACCCTCTTCCCCATCTGGGACGTCTACCACGGCGGCATCTTCCAGGAACTTGCCCCCGACTCCACAGTCCTGCGCGAGGTCCGGCACCCATTCCACCACCACGACGCCTCGATCCTGCGCAACGGCAACCTCATCGTCACCGTCGTCGAACCCCTGGACCCGGCCGACGCCGCCCGCATCCGGGGCGGCATCCCCGGCTCCGAAGCGCCCGGCGGGGTGATCTACGGGGACGTGGTGTACGAGCTGACCTGGGAGGGCGAGGAGGTGTGGCGCTGGGCCGCCATCGAGCACCTCGACCCCGAGGAGTTCCCCCTCAACCCGCACTTCGCCCGCGAGCACTGGCCCATGGCCAACACCGTCAACGAGCGCGCCGACGGCTCGATCGTGCTCGGTTTCCGCAGCGCCTCCTCCACCGTGGCCGTCGACCGCGCCGACGGGTCCGTGCTGTGGCACATCGGCCCCGACGTCCTGGCGCAGCAGCACCACCCGCACGAGCTGGAGGGCGGAAACATCCTGGTCTTCGACAACGGCACCTACCGCGAGACGACTTCCGTGCCGTACTCGCGGGTGCTCGAACTCGACCCGCGCACCGGCAAGGAGGTGTGGTCGTACGAGGACAACCCGCCGCAGAACTTCTACAGCCCGTACATGTCCAGCGCGCAGCGGCTTCCCAACGGGAACACCTTCATCGCCGAGGGCTCCTTCGGGCGGCTCTTCGAGGTGACCCCGAGCGGGGACGTGGTCTGGGAGTTCGTGGTCCCGCAGTTCCGGTCCTTCGGCGACGGTGTGGGCCTGGAGTCCTCGGCCGGCGCCCAGAACGCCGTGTTCCGCGCCTACCGCTACTCCGCCGACCAACTGCCCTGGCTGTAA
- the kdpB gene encoding potassium-transporting ATPase subunit KdpB, which produces MLEPEQLAASAREAVRKLRPRELVRKPVLFVVAVGSVLTTLSALLHPSVFTWVISGWLWLTVFFANLAEAVAEGRGRAQAESLRKARTDTVALRLQHWTYGTNLRRAETEAVSPAELQPFDFVLVEADEMIPADGDVVDGAAMIDESAVTGESAPVLREAGGDRSGVTGGTTVLSDSIVVRVTSRPGHSFIDRMIALVEGASRQKTPNEIALNILLAAMTVIFVLVVVAIQPMAAHARAAQSTAVLVALLVTLIPTTIGALLSAIGIAGMDRLVQRNVLAMSGRAVEAAGDVNTLLLDKTGTITTGNREAERFIPLPGIDHGKLADAAQLSSLADETPEGRSVVTLAERYGLTAPARHELSHPRFVEFSAKTRMSGLNLSWDNGAGCAIRKGAVQQVCDWVTLRGGSVPAEAADWAAQLSRSGGTPLLVAVHDWEGPRVLGIVHLKDVVKEGIAERFAELRSMGIRTVMVTGDNPLTAAAIAAEAGVDEYLAEATPEDKLALIKREQEGGKLVAMTGDGTNDAPALAQADVGVAMNTGTSAAKEAGNMVDLDSNPTKLIEIVRIGKQLLITRGALTTFSITNDVAKYFAIIPAMFTSAYPGLGALNVMGLHSPTSAITSAIIFNALIIVSLIPLALRGVRYTPASAHDLLRRNLAVYGLGGLVLPFVGIKLIDLVVSAIPGLG; this is translated from the coding sequence ATGCTGGAGCCCGAGCAGCTCGCGGCCTCGGCCCGCGAGGCGGTGCGCAAGCTCCGTCCGCGCGAACTGGTGCGCAAGCCCGTGCTGTTCGTCGTCGCCGTCGGTTCCGTACTCACCACGCTCTCCGCGCTCCTGCATCCGTCGGTCTTCACCTGGGTGATCAGCGGCTGGCTCTGGCTGACCGTGTTCTTCGCCAACCTGGCCGAGGCCGTCGCCGAGGGCCGCGGCAGAGCGCAGGCGGAGTCGCTGCGCAAAGCCCGTACGGACACGGTGGCCCTGCGCTTGCAGCACTGGACGTACGGGACGAACCTGCGCCGCGCCGAGACCGAGGCCGTCAGCCCGGCCGAGCTCCAGCCGTTCGACTTCGTCCTCGTCGAGGCGGACGAGATGATCCCGGCCGACGGCGACGTCGTGGACGGCGCCGCCATGATCGACGAATCGGCCGTCACCGGCGAATCCGCGCCCGTGCTCCGTGAGGCGGGCGGCGACCGGTCCGGTGTCACGGGCGGTACGACCGTCCTGTCCGACTCCATCGTCGTACGGGTCACCTCGCGCCCCGGGCACAGCTTCATCGACCGGATGATCGCCCTGGTCGAGGGCGCCAGCCGGCAGAAGACCCCGAACGAGATCGCGCTGAACATCCTGCTCGCCGCCATGACGGTGATCTTCGTCCTGGTCGTGGTCGCCATTCAGCCGATGGCCGCGCACGCGCGCGCAGCTCAGTCCACGGCCGTTCTGGTCGCCCTGCTCGTCACGCTCATCCCCACCACCATCGGCGCCCTGCTGTCCGCGATCGGCATCGCCGGCATGGACCGCCTCGTCCAGCGCAATGTCCTGGCGATGAGCGGCAGGGCGGTGGAAGCGGCGGGTGATGTGAACACCCTGCTGCTGGACAAGACAGGCACCATCACCACCGGCAACCGCGAAGCCGAACGCTTCATCCCGCTGCCCGGCATCGACCACGGCAAACTCGCCGACGCCGCCCAGCTGTCGTCCCTCGCCGACGAAACCCCCGAGGGCCGATCCGTCGTCACCCTCGCCGAGCGGTACGGTCTGACGGCTCCCGCGCGGCACGAGCTGAGCCACCCGCGTTTCGTGGAGTTCAGCGCCAAGACCCGGATGAGCGGGCTCAACCTGAGCTGGGACAACGGCGCCGGCTGCGCCATCCGCAAGGGCGCCGTGCAGCAGGTCTGCGACTGGGTGACCCTGCGGGGCGGGAGCGTGCCGGCCGAGGCCGCCGACTGGGCCGCGCAGCTGTCCCGGTCGGGCGGCACGCCCCTGCTCGTCGCCGTCCACGACTGGGAAGGCCCGCGGGTCCTCGGGATCGTCCACCTCAAGGACGTCGTCAAGGAGGGCATCGCCGAACGCTTCGCAGAGCTCCGCAGCATGGGCATCCGTACCGTCATGGTGACCGGCGACAATCCGCTGACCGCTGCGGCGATCGCCGCGGAGGCGGGAGTCGACGAGTACCTCGCCGAGGCAACACCCGAGGACAAACTCGCCCTGATCAAACGGGAGCAGGAAGGCGGCAAGCTCGTCGCGATGACGGGCGACGGCACGAACGACGCGCCCGCGCTGGCTCAGGCGGATGTCGGCGTGGCGATGAACACGGGCACCTCGGCCGCCAAGGAGGCCGGGAACATGGTGGACCTGGACTCCAACCCCACCAAGCTCATCGAGATCGTGCGGATCGGCAAACAGCTCCTCATCACGCGCGGTGCGCTGACCACCTTCTCCATCACCAATGACGTGGCGAAGTACTTCGCGATCATCCCGGCCATGTTCACGTCCGCGTACCCCGGACTCGGCGCGCTCAACGTCATGGGCCTGCACAGCCCCACCTCGGCCATCACCTCGGCGATCATCTTCAACGCCCTGATCATCGTGTCCCTGATCCCGCTCGCCCTGCGCGGAGTCCGCTACACCCCGGCCTCCGCCCACGACCTGCTGCGCCGCAACCTCGCCGTCTACGGGCTGGGCGGCCTCGTCCTGCCCTTCGTCGGCATCAAGCTCATCGACCTCGTGGTCTCCGCCATCCCCGGCCTCGGCTGA
- a CDS encoding APC family permease, whose product MAIHAGKRGTVAQVPGAEQPPDTGAGDRHKLTAPQGLAALSLDAMASVAYGPEAVVLVLAGAGAYGLGFTLPVTVAIAALLAVLVASYRQVIAAFPDGGGSYAVAKKHLGRRTSLVAAASLILDYVLNVAVSVTAGVAALTSAFPQLYGERVGVCLGILVLVTAVNLRGVVDSAKAFLVPTAVFVGSILAMITVGLFRDGPVSTVSAAGHASALGEGATTVGALLLLKAFAAGCSALTGVEAVANAVPSFRAPAARRAQRTEVALGALLGVMLIGLSVLIGRFHLQPVEGVTVLAQLADASFGHDSAFYVVQFATMVLLALAANTSFGGLPVLMSLLARDNYLPHLFALKADRQVHRHGVLALAAVSAALLVFSGGDTNTLVPLFAIGVFVGFTICQVGMVLHWYGERPAGWRAKVALNGFGALLTGVSAVVVTATKFTEGAWLIVIALPLLVLGFERIQRTYTRIGERLELGRIPQPPTRSRSLVVVPVSGLSKLTCQALTAARSLGDEVLAVTVTHPAPEDRQAAEALRRDWELWNPGVELVEVTSPTRALGRPVSGYVCELTATHPESQVTVLIPETEPAHLWQRLLQNQRGSVVARAVRRDTDAVICRLRFRITDDVCS is encoded by the coding sequence ATGGCCATTCACGCAGGTAAACGGGGCACAGTGGCGCAGGTGCCCGGCGCCGAACAGCCCCCTGACACCGGGGCCGGTGACCGGCACAAGCTCACCGCACCGCAGGGCCTGGCGGCGCTGTCGCTGGATGCCATGGCCTCGGTCGCCTACGGGCCCGAGGCCGTCGTGCTGGTGCTGGCCGGCGCGGGGGCGTACGGGCTCGGGTTCACCCTCCCCGTCACCGTCGCGATCGCCGCGCTGCTCGCCGTGCTGGTGGCCTCGTACCGGCAGGTCATCGCTGCGTTCCCGGACGGCGGCGGCTCGTACGCCGTCGCCAAGAAGCACCTCGGCCGCCGCACCAGTCTGGTGGCGGCCGCCTCGCTGATCCTCGACTACGTGCTGAACGTGGCGGTTTCGGTCACCGCCGGCGTCGCCGCGCTGACGTCGGCCTTCCCGCAGCTGTACGGGGAGCGGGTGGGGGTGTGCCTGGGCATCCTGGTCCTGGTCACCGCCGTCAACCTGCGCGGAGTGGTCGACTCGGCGAAGGCCTTCCTGGTGCCGACGGCGGTGTTCGTCGGCTCGATCCTCGCCATGATCACCGTCGGCCTGTTCCGGGACGGCCCGGTCAGCACCGTCTCCGCCGCCGGGCACGCCTCCGCCCTCGGTGAGGGCGCCACCACCGTCGGCGCGCTGCTCCTGCTGAAGGCCTTCGCGGCCGGCTGTTCCGCCCTGACCGGCGTCGAGGCCGTCGCCAACGCCGTGCCGTCCTTCCGCGCCCCGGCCGCCCGCCGCGCGCAGCGGACCGAGGTCGCGCTCGGCGCCCTGCTCGGTGTGATGCTGATCGGTCTGTCCGTGCTGATCGGCCGCTTCCACCTCCAGCCGGTGGAGGGCGTGACCGTACTCGCGCAGCTCGCGGACGCCTCCTTCGGGCACGACTCCGCCTTCTACGTGGTCCAGTTCGCGACGATGGTGCTGCTGGCACTGGCGGCGAACACCTCGTTCGGCGGACTGCCGGTGCTGATGAGCCTGCTGGCCCGCGACAACTACCTGCCGCACCTCTTCGCCCTCAAGGCCGACCGCCAGGTGCACCGGCACGGCGTGCTCGCCCTGGCCGCGGTCTCGGCCGCCCTGCTGGTGTTCTCCGGCGGCGACACCAACACCCTCGTCCCGCTCTTCGCGATCGGTGTGTTCGTCGGTTTCACCATCTGCCAGGTCGGGATGGTGCTGCACTGGTACGGGGAACGTCCCGCCGGCTGGCGGGCCAAGGTTGCCCTCAACGGCTTCGGCGCCCTCCTCACCGGCGTCTCGGCCGTCGTCGTCACGGCCACCAAGTTCACCGAGGGCGCCTGGCTGATCGTCATCGCCCTGCCGCTGCTGGTCCTCGGCTTCGAGAGGATCCAGCGCACCTACACCCGGATCGGGGAGCGCCTGGAGCTCGGCCGGATCCCGCAGCCCCCGACGCGCTCCCGCTCGCTCGTCGTCGTACCCGTCTCCGGACTGTCGAAGCTGACTTGCCAAGCCCTGACCGCCGCCCGTTCACTGGGCGACGAGGTCCTCGCCGTCACCGTCACCCACCCCGCGCCCGAGGACCGGCAGGCGGCCGAAGCCCTGCGCCGCGACTGGGAGCTCTGGAACCCGGGCGTCGAACTCGTCGAAGTCACCTCGCCGACCCGCGCCCTGGGCCGCCCGGTCTCCGGCTACGTATGCGAACTCACCGCTACGCACCCGGAGTCCCAGGTCACCGTACTGATCCCGGAGACCGAGCCCGCCCACCTGTGGCAGCGCCTCCTGCAGAACCAGCGCGGCTCGGTCGTGGCCCGCGCCGTGCGCCGGGACACCGACGCCGTCATCTGCCGACTGCGCTTCCGCATCACCGACGACGTGTGTTCTTGA
- the kdpF gene encoding K(+)-transporting ATPase subunit F — protein sequence MDAENVVGLLIALALLGYLIAALIKPERF from the coding sequence ATGGACGCTGAGAACGTGGTCGGGCTGCTCATCGCTCTCGCTCTGCTCGGCTATCTCATCGCGGCACTGATCAAGCCCGAGAGGTTCTGA
- a CDS encoding DUF4118 domain-containing protein — MAGALAALSAAAWFDFLLTRPYGRFTISDGSDIRTAVPLLIVGLIVSQLAVRTRRLQRSVITDASDLSRVEGTALLARCWTMPRGRPKPRTGPRRGRKAKPSCAPSAAGTTTGASCSRCGVSPYGRRQEFRCARMESVKES, encoded by the coding sequence ATGGCCGGAGCCCTCGCCGCGCTCTCCGCGGCCGCCTGGTTCGACTTCCTCCTGACCCGGCCCTACGGGCGCTTCACGATCTCCGACGGGAGTGACATCCGGACGGCGGTCCCCCTGCTGATCGTCGGCTTGATCGTCTCCCAGCTCGCGGTCCGCACACGCCGGCTCCAACGCTCCGTGATCACCGACGCCTCCGACTTGTCGCGGGTGGAGGGCACCGCCCTGCTCGCACGCTGCTGGACCATGCCGCGGGGCAGGCCGAAGCCACGTACTGGCCCGAGGCGTGGCCGGAAGGCGAAACCGAGCTGCGCGCCGTCGGCGGCGGGCACCACTACGGGCGCTTCATGCTCGCGCTGCGGCGTGTCGCCGTATGGGCGGCGTCAAGAGTTCCGCTGCGCCCGTATGGAGTCCGTCAAGGAGTCTTAA
- the kdpF gene encoding K(+)-transporting ATPase subunit F — protein sequence MTVENIVGLVVAVSLLGYLVLALVYPERF from the coding sequence GTGACTGTCGAGAACATCGTCGGCCTCGTCGTGGCCGTCTCGCTGCTGGGTTACCTCGTCCTCGCCCTTGTGTACCCGGAGAGGTTCTGA